One Isoptericola dokdonensis DS-3 genomic window, GCGCAGCTCGTAGCCGTGCAGGGGCGAGGAGGACAGGAGGCCGAGGACGGCGGTCTCGAGCACGTTGGAACGGCTGCGCACGAGGCTCCCTCCCTCCGGTGTCCCTGACGATCGTCGACTCGTTGTATCGAGTCGATACATCGCGAGGATAGGCCTGTGCGTGGCACGGGGCAACGCGGCCCGCCGTGCGCGGCGCCGACGGTCGACCGTACGCCTGTTTGTGAAGGGGACGTGGAGCCGCGGCCAGAGGTCTGCGGACGGAGCGCGAGAAAGCCGGTCAGGCGTTGTTCGGCCTGGACACCCCGCCAGGACGATCCCCTAGGGTTCCTCTGGCTGCTCATGCCCTCACGAGGGTGGGCACCGAGCAACCGACCGATCGAAAGGTGGACGTGGCGAACATGCGCATGCGTCGCTTCTGGAACTATCCCCGCCGCGGCAAGGGTGTCGTCCAGCGGTGGCTGCCGTCGTGGCGCTTCGTCGTCGGCTGCCTGCTCGCCGGCATCGCCCTGGGCGGCGGCGTCTTCTTCGCCGCGTGGACGTCGACGGAGATCCCCGACGACCTCGACGAGGTGCAGAACCAGGCCACGACCGTCTACTACGGGAACGGCAAGGAGGTCGGCACGTTCTCGGAGATGCAGCGGGAGATCGTCGACCTCGAGACGCTCCCGGAGTACGTGGGCAACGCGGTGGTCGCGTCGGAGAACGAGTCCTTCTGGGAGGACCCGGGCATCGACGTCAAGGCGCTGGCCCGCGCCATGGTGAACAACGTGACGAACCCGGGAGCACGCCAGGGTGGTTCGACGCTCACGCAGCAGTACGTGGAGCGGTACTACCTGGGCAGCACCACCGACCTGGTCGGCAAGGCCCGCGAGGCGATCATCGCGCTCAAGATCACGCAGACCCAGGACAAGGAACTCATCCTGGAGCGCTACCTCAACACCATCTACTTCGGTCGCGGCGCCTACGGCATCCAGGCGGCCGCGCAGGCGTACTTCGACAAGGACGCCGCCGACCTCACCTACTCCGAGGCGGCGATGCTGTCCGGCATCATCCCGTCGCCGGTGCGGTACGACCCGTCCGTCGGCCCCGACCTGGCGACGGCGCGCTGGGAGCGCAGCCTGAACCGCATGGCGGAGCAGGGCTACATCACCGCGGACGAGGCGGCCACCGCCCAGGCCGAGGGTCTGCCCGACTTCGTCGAGAAGGAGGACGGGACCAACAGCCTGGGCGGCCAGCGCGGCTACGTCATGGCCGCGGTGAAGAAGGAGCTGCGGGCGAACGGCTTCACCGACGAGGAGATCGAGTCCGGCGGGCTGCGCATCTACACGACGATCAAGCCGAAGCTCCAGCGCGAGGCCGCGAAGATCGTCAAGAACATGCCCGACGACACGAACAAGAAGATCCGCGCCTCCATCGTCTCCATCGACCCCGAGACGGGCGCGGTCGTGGCCGCCTACGGCGGTGCGGACTACATCAAGCAGTCCCTCAACACGGCGACCGACGACCACGTCCAGGGCGGGTCGACGTTCAAGCCGTTCACCCTCATCGGTGCCCTCGAGGAGGGCCACGAGCTCTCCGAGACGTTCGACGGCAACTCGCCCGGGCAGTTCATCGAGGACGGCAAGCCGTGGCCGACGAACTTCGGCCTCACCGACTACGGCACGATCGACCTGGTCAAGGCGACCGCGAACTCCGTCAACACGGTGTACGCGACCCTCAACGACGAGATCGGACCCGAGAAGACCGCCGAGGTCGCGCACCGGCTCGGCATCCGCGAGGACACCGTCATCGACCCTGTGAAGTCGAACGTGCTGGGCACGGCGGACGTGTACCCGATCGACCTCGCGTCGGCGTACGCGACGATCGCGTCGGGCGGGTACTACACGAAGCCGCACTTCGTGGAGAAGGTGGAGCACCTCGACGGCTCGCTGCGCTACGAGCCGGAGATGACGGCGGAGCAGCGGTTCAAGGCCGACGTCATCACGCCCGCCACCTACGCGATGACGCAGGTCGTCGAGCAGGGCTCCGGGCGGGCCGCGCTGGAGCTCACCGGCCCGGACGGCGAGCGACGCCCTGTCGCCGGCAAGACGGGGACGTCCAACGACAACGTGACCGCGTGGTTCGCCGGGTTCACCCCGCAGCTCGCCACGGTGGTCAACGTGCGCCAGTACAAGAACCTGGACCTCGAGGCGGGCATCCTCGGCGGGTGGGAGCCGATCGAGACGTTCGGCGGCTACGACGAGATCACCGGCTCCACGTGGCCCTCCGAGGCCTGGACCGAGTTCATGCAGGTCGCGCTCGACGGCAAGGAGGTCGCGGAGTTCCCCGAGTACACGCCGCCGCGCCCGTCGTTCTCGCCGTCGCCGTCGCCCAGCGAGTCCACCCCGGAGTGGGTGGAGCTGCCGGGGAACCTCGTCGGCATGGACGTCGCGCGGGCGACGAGCCTGCTGAAGGACCTGGGGCTGAACGTCTCGACGCAGGCGCAGGACGACGACTCGCCCAAGGGCACGGTCGTCAACGTCAGTAACCAGGGTCGGGTGCCGGCGGGGTCGAGCATCACGCTGTGGGTCTCGACGGGCCAGTCGGCCGAGCCGGAGGGCGTGGCCGTGCCGGACGTCAACGGGCAGAACGTGTTCGCCGCGCAGAACCAGCTGCGGCGGGTCGGTCTCCAGGTGAGCACCGTCGAGGAGTACAGCGACCAGCCGGCGGGCACCGTCATCGGGATGGACCCGGGGGCCGGGAACACGGTCGACGACGGCAGCACGGTGACGATCACCGTGTCCCGCGGCCCCGAGGTGGTCGAGGAGGAGCCGACGACGGAGCCCGAGCCCGAACCGGAGCCCACGGCGTCCGAGGACCCCGGGGACGAGGGCGAGGACCCCGGCAACGGCGGCGGACCCGGCGGTGGTGAGGGCGGCGGTGGCGAGGGTGACTGACGCCACGTGACCACGAGTTCGCCCGGGATGCCCGCCGGCGGGTATCCTGGACGACTGGCCGTGTCCACCGGACGCGGCCGACGCACGCACTAACCCTCCTGCCACGGAACGACCGTGGCCGTTGAGACCAGAGGAGGTGGGTTGAACTCATGCGTCAGTACGAACTGATGGTGATCCTGGACCCGGAGGTCGAGGAGCGCACCGTTGCCCCGTCGCTGGACAAGCTGCTGACGGTCATCAAGACCGATGGCGGTTCCGTCGACAACGTGGACATCTGGGGTCGTCGCCGTATGGCCTACGACATCAACAAGCGCTCCGAGGGCATCTACGCCGTCGTCGACTTCACGTCGACCTCGGACACCGCGAAGGAGCTGGACCGCCAGCTCGGCCTGAACGAGGCCGTGCTGCGTACCAAGATCCTGCGCGCCGACGCTCGCTGAGACCAGCTGAGCCGAGACGCCGGCATCCCCGGGTGGGCACCTGTCGGTGCCCCGTGATGGGATGCCACCTGGAAATCGTGCACAGCCGAACCTCGCGGACGAACGAAGGAGATTGGCATGGCTGGTGAGACCGTCATCACGGTCGTCGGAAACCTGACCGCGGACCCGGAGCTTCGCTTCACCCCGTCGGGTGCAGCCGTCGCCAACTTCACGATCGCGTCCACCCCGCGCACGTTCGACCGTCAGTCGAACGAGTGGAAGGACGGAGAGGCGCTGTTCCTGCGCTGCTCCATCTGGCGCGAGGCTGCGGAGAACGTCGCCGAGTCGTTGACGAAGGGCATGCGCGTCATCGCGCAGGGCCGTCTGACGCAGCGCTCGTACGAGACCCGCGAGGGCGAGAAGCGCACCGTCGTCGAGCTGCAGGTGGACGAGATCGGTCCGTCGCTGAGGTACGCCTCGGCGAAGGTCACTCGTGCCCAGCGCAGCGGTGGCGGCGGTGGAGGTTTCGGCGGTGGCGGTGGCTACAGCGGCGGCGGCAACGCCGGCGGTGGTGGCAACCAGGGAGGCGGCTTCGGCTCGTCCGGCGGCGGTCAGCAGCAGAACGACCCGTGGGCGACGGCAGGTCCGTCGAACGCGGGTGGCGGGTTCTCGGACGAACCCCCGTTCTGATCGTCGTCCACACCCACGATCACCCGTCCCCGTGAGGGGACCGCACCTGTGAAGGAGCAACCACCATGGCAAAGCCTGTGGTGCGCAAGCCCAAGAAGAAGGCCAACCCGCTCAAGGCGGCCAAGATCGAGTCGGTGGACTACAAGGACACCGCTCTTCTGCGCAAGTTCATCTCCGACCGCGGCAAGATCCGTGCCCGTCGCGTGACCGGCGTCTCCGTCCAGGAGCAGCGCCAGATCGCCAAGGCCGTCAAGAACGCGCGCGAGATGGCCCTGCTGCCGTACTCGTCGTCGGCCCGCTGACCGGAAGGATCACAGATCATGGCAAAGCTGATCCTGACCCACGAGGTGACCGGCCTCGGTGAGCCCGGCGACGTCGTCGAGGTGAAGGACGGGTACGCCCGTAACTTCCTCGTCCCGCGTTCGCTGGCGACGCCGTGGACCAAGGGCGCCGAGTCGCAGGTCTCCGCGATCCGCAAGGCTCGCAAGGCCCGCGAGATCGCCTCGCGCGACGACGCCCAGTCGGCCGCCGAGTCGATCCAGTCGCGCACGTACACCGTCGAGGCGCACGCCGGCGAGTCCGGCCGCCTGTTCGGTGCCGTGACGACGGCCGACATCGCCGCCGCGGTCTCGGCCGCCGGTGGTCCGTCGGTCGACAAGCGCAAGATCGAGATCGGCCAGCCGATCAAGTCGACCGGTGCCTACACCGTGTCGGTCCGCCTGCACCCCGAGGTGTCGGCGAAGATCGCGCTCGAGGTCGTCGCGGGCTGACCGCCCGACGCTCGACGAAGGCCCCGGCTCCCTGGTGGAGCCGGGGCCTTTCGCGTCCTCGGACGCTCGTGAGCGTGCGCTGACTCGCGGTTTCGTGCGCTGACTCGCGAGCGCTGTTCGCTCACAGCGAACAGCGCTCGCGAGGTGGGCGCACGAGGTCAGAGGGTCGCGCGCACGGCCTTCGCGGCGGCGACGAGGTGCTCCAGCGACGGGACCGTCTCCTCGTACCGCCGCGTCTTCAGCCCGCAGTCGGGGTTGACCCACACCACGCGCGGGTCGATGGACGTCGCCGCGAGCTGCAGCAGCTCGGTGACCTCGTCGACGGACGGCACGCGGGGGGAGTGGATGTCGTACACGCCCGGGCCGATGCCGCGCGCGTACCCGGCGCCGCGCAGCTCGGGCACGATCTCCATGCGGGAGCGGGCCGCCTCGACGGACGTCACGTCGGCGTCGAGGCCGTCGATCGCCCCGATGACCTCGCCGAACTCCGAGTAGCACAGGTGGGTGTGGATCTGCGTGCCCGCCTCGACCCCGGACGTGGCGAGGCGGAACGAGCGCACCGACCAGTCGAGGTAGGCGGGCTGGTCGGCCCGGCGCAGGGGCAGCAGCTCGCGCAGGGCGGGCTCGTCGACCTGCACGATGCCGATGCCGGCGGCCTCCAGGTCGGCGATCTCGTCCCGGAGGGCGAGGCCGACCTGGTTCGCGGTGTCGCCGAGAGGCTGGTCGTCGCGGACGAACGACCAGGCCAGGATCGTCACCGGACCGGTGAGCATGCCCTTGACCGGCTTGTCGGTGAGCGACGCGGTGTACGCCGACCACTCGACGGTGATGGGGGCCGGGCGCTGCACGTCGCCCCACAGGATCGGCGGGCGGACGCAGCGCGAGCCGTACGACTGCACCCAGCCGTTCGCCGTGACGGCGAACCCGTCGAGGTGCTCGGCGAAGTACTGCACCATGTCGTTGCGCTCGGGCTCGCCGTGCACGAGCACGTCGAGGCCGAGGTCCTCCTGGATCCGCACGACCCGGGCGACCTCCTCGCGCATGGCGGTCGTGTAGTCGGCGTCCGACAGCTGGCCCTTCGTCCACTGGGCGCGGGCGCGGCGGATCTCGGGCGTCTGCGGGAACGACCCGATGGTGGTCGTGGGCAGGGCGGGGAGGTCCAGCCGCGCCGACTGCGCCGCGGCGCGCTCGGCGTACGGGCCGCGGGCGAAGTCGTCGTCGGTGAGCGCGGCGGCACGGTCGCGGACTGCCGGGACGACGACGCCCTCGGCGGTCGCGCGGGACGCGACGGCGGCGGAAGACGCGGCGAGGGCGTCGGCGACGGCGTCCCGGCCGTCGACGACGGCGCGCGCGAGGGTGACGACCTCGGCCACCTTCTGGTCGGCGAACGCGAGCCAGTCGCGCAGGCGCGGGTCCAGCACGGTGCCCGGGGTCCCCGGGCCGCCGAACACCTCGTCGTCGACGTCGTGCGGGACGTGCAGCAGCGACGTGGACGTGCCGACGGCGACCGCACCGGCACCGAGGCCGGCGAGGGAATCCACGACGTCGAGCTTCGCGGCGAGGTCGGCCCGCCACACGTTGTGGCCGTCGACGACGCCTGCCACGAGGGTCTTCGACGCGAGCCCGGCGACGGCGCCCGTCGGCACCGCGCCCTTGACGAGGTCGATCGCGACCGCGTCGACGTCGGTGCCGGCGAGCAGCGCGAGGCCGTCGCGCGCGTCACCGCCGGCCAGCGGCGCGCCCCGGAGGTCGCCGAACGGCGCCGTGACGAGGATCGCGGGCCGGTCGGTCCCGGCCGTGAGGTCGGTCGCGAGCGCGCCGTAGGCGCGGGCGACGGCGTCGGACAGCTCGGGGAACGCCACGTCGACCGAGTCGGTGACCAGGGCGGGCTCGTCGAGCTGCACCCACGGGGCGCCGGCCGCGGCCAGCGCACGCAGCAGGTCGGCGTACGCGGCGACGACGTCGTCGAGCCGGTCGAGCGGGCGGAAGCCCTCGGGGGCGCCGTCGGCCGCCTTGGACAGGGCGAGGAACGTCACCGGTCCGACGACGACGGGGCGCGTCACCACGCCCGCCGCGCGCGCCTCGGAGAACGCGGCGACGAAGCGGTCGTCGACGAACGAGATCGGGGTGTCCGGGCCGATCTCGGGCACGAGGTAGTGGTAGTTCGTGTCGAACCACTTGGTCATCTCGAGCGGTGCGTCGTCGCCGGCGCCCCGTGCCACCGTGAAGTAGGCGGCGGCGTCGAGCCGACCCGCGGCGTCGGTGAGGGGGGTGAACCGGGCGGGCACGGCGCCGAGCGTCGCGACGACGTCGAGCACCTGGTCGTAGGACGAGAACGACCCGGGCACGGAGCCGTCGGACGGGTCGAGCCCGAGCTCGACGAGCCGTTGCACGGTGGCGAGCCGCAGGTCGGCGGCCGTGGCCTCGAGCTCGGCGGCGGTGGTGCGCCCGGCCCAGAACGCCTCGACGGCGCGCTTGAGCTCGCGGCGCCGCCCGATGCGGGGGTAGCCGAGGACGGTGCCGCCGGGGAAGGCGGGCGACGTGGACGCAGGGACGGGGGTGACGCTGGTGGACATGAGCTCTCCTCAGATGGGTAGACGCCGCCGGGGTACGCCACGGCAACCGTCGTCCCGGGGGACGACGGGGAGCCGCTGCGGTCAGCGGGTCAGACTGCGGGGATGCTCGGTACCCACGGCCTTCTGGCCAGGTCGACGCCGTCGGACGGCGTACCGCCGAGGTTGACACCCTCGAGCAGGTCCAGAGCGGGACGGAACTGGTTGAACGTGTACACGTGCAGGCCGGGGGCGCCGGCGTCGAGCACGCGCTGGGCGAGCTCGGTGCCGTAGGCCGTGCCGTAGGCGTGCTGCGCCTCGGCGTCCGGCAGGGCGTCGAGCGCGTCCAGCAGGTGCTGGGGCGCGCGGACGCCGGTGAGCTCCTCGACGCGACGGAGCCGGCGCGGGTCCGTCGTGGGCAGCAGCCCGGCGAGGATCGGGATCGTCACCCCGGCCGCGCGGGCCGCAGTGACGAAGTCGGTGTACGAGGTGGCCTCGTAGAACAGCTGGGTGATGGCGAAGGACGCCCCGGCCTGCTGCTTCTCCAGCAGGCGCTGCACCTCCTGGGCGCGCGTGGTGCCGGCCTGGACGTTGCCGTCGACGAACGTGGCGACGGCGATGGTCAGGGGGCGGGCGGCACCGCGCAGCGCCGTGGAGGGGTCGGACTCGCAGCGGCGCGCCTCGACCTCCCGCAGCAGGGCGATGAGCTCGAGCGAGGAGTGCACGCCGTCGGCGGGAGGCCGCCAGTCGGGCTGGTCCTTCGGGGGGTCCCCGCGCAGCGCGAGCACGGTGCGGACCCCGGCCTCGAGGAACGTGTCGATGACCGCCGAGACGTCCTCGCGGGACGCCCCGACGCAGGTGAGGTGCGCGACGGGCAGCACGGAGGTGCCGGCCAGGAGCGTGGCGACGACGTCGCGTGCCGTGTCGCGGTCACCGCCGCCGGCGCCGTACGTGACCGACACGAAGTCGGGCCGCGCGTCGACCAGACGGCGGGCCGTCTCCCAGAACCTGGGCGCGGCGGCGGGCCGCCGCGGCGGCATGAGCTCGAAGCTCACCGTCGGACGGTGCGGGTGCGGTAGTGCCTCTGCGACCATGCGTCACTCCATCGGGCCTGGTGTTGAGCACCTTCGTCCTCGGGAGGCTTCCGTCGGAGAACGGGTTGCTGCGGCGTCGTCGAGCCAGGACTCTCGGCCGCTCTGGATGGCTTGGCGACGACTCTAGAGCCTGTTCGACCAGCGGACAACACTCTCCACATCGTGAGACGCCCGTGTCTGCTCTCCGACGACGGCGCGACGACCGACTCACCAGGCGCGAGCCCGCCGACCTTCCTAGCATGACCCCATGGCGCTGCCCCGGCTGCACGAGCACGTCGTCGCCGACGTCGTCGACGGCGTCCGCGCGGGGACCAGCACCGTCGTGACCGGCCTGCCCGGGGCCGGCCGCACCGCCGTCCTGCGCCGCGTCGGCGACCTGCTCGGCGACGACGGGTACCGGCTGCTGACCGTCCGCGGAGCCCGTGCCCTCCAGGACAGGCCGCTCGAGGCGCTCGCGGTCAGCACGCTGGGCGTCGAGCGGCCCGCCCGCGGCCCGTCGCTGCTCGCCACCTACGTGACCGCGCTCGAACGACAGGCCGAGGGCGGCCGCCTCGTGCTCCTCGTCGACGACGTCGACGACCTCGACGCGGACTCCGTCGGCGCGCTGGTCGCCGCCTGGGGGCGGGTCCCGTTCCCCGTCGTCGCCACCTCGCGGCCCGCGCTGCCGGCCTCCGACGGTCGCGGGCTCGTCGCCTCCGTCACGCCGGTCGACCTGGTCGAGCTGCCGCCGCTGTCCTACGAGGACTCCGCGCGCCTCGCCGAGAGCGTCGTCGGCGGCCCCCTCGCCGCCGAGACCGCCGGGCGCATCCATGCCAAATCCGGCGGGATGCCGGGTTTCGTCGCCGGCATCGCGCGCACCGCGCGCCGCGGCGGTCGCCTCGTCCGCGTGGACGGCGTCTGGCGGGCCCACGGCGAGCTCTGGGCGCCCGCGCTGGCCGCCACCGTCGACCGGCTCACCGCCGGGCTCGACACCGAGACGCTGCACGCCGCCCAGGTCCTGGCGCTCGCCGGACCGGTCACCACGACCGTCGCCCGGCGGCTCGTGCCCTGGCCGGTCCTCGAGCAGCTCGACGGTCACGGCCTGCTGCGCACCCTGCGGCAGGCCGACCGCGACCACGTCGCGCTCTACCCGCCCCTCGTCGCCGAGCAGCTCCAGCACGCCGGGCGCAGCACGCTGCGGCTGCGCGTCACCCAGGAGATCAGCCGCGCCCTGTCCGGCGACGTCCCCGAAGGTCTCAGCGGACCTGTCGAGGCGCGGCAGGTGCGGGCCGGCCTCGAGGTGTCCACCGCCGAGGGCCGCGAGACCAGCACGCTGCGCAACCGGCTCATCGCCGAGCACGTGCTGCGGCAGCGCGCCGTCCGCGGCGCCGAGTGGGAGCACGACCGCACCGCGGCCACCGCCGTCCCCTACCTGGAGACCCTGCTCGTCCAGGGCGGCAAGGGCTCGGCGGAGGTCGTCGCGGGCACCCGGGAGGTCGGCGACCCCACCGCCGTCGCCCTGCTGCGGGCCATGGAGGCGGTCCGGCTCGCGGTCGAGGTCGGGGACGTCGACGCGGCCCACCGCGCCCTCTCCGCCCCGCTGCCCGCCGCGATCGCCCGCGAACCCGGTCTCGACCGGCTCCTCGCGGCCCTCGACCGGCGCCTGAGCCTCGTCGTCGAGGGTGTCGGGACTGGTGCCGCAGAGCCGGACGCCCCGGTCGTGCGGCCCGCCGACGACGAACCGAGCAGCGTCGGGGCGCTCGGCACCGAGGTCGGGGGAGTCGTCCAGGCCGAGCGGCTCGTCGCCGAGGGGCACGCCGCCGACGCGCTCGCCCTGCTGGACACCGTCCCGCGGACCGGCGCGTGGGAGCGGCCGCGCCAGGCCGCCGTCGGGCTCGCGAAGGTGCTCGCCGGGCGCCCCGCCGAGGCGCTCGCGGAGGCCGACAGACGCCTCGACGAGTCCCTCGACGACCTCGACCTCGACGGCATCTGGGTGCACGGGTACACCCGCGCTCTCGCACTGGCGGCCCTCGGCCGGTTCACCGAGCTGCGTGACCACGTCGGCGCGGTGATGTCCGTGGGCATCATCCCGCTGCGACAGTTCCACCACGCCGTCGGCAACCTCGCTCTCGGCGCGTACGCCGCGCTCCAGCAGGGTGCTGTCGACAGCGCCCTGCTCCTGGCACGCCAGGCGCTGGACGTCACCACCGTGCCCGGTCCGTGGCCGATGATGTCCGTCACCTGGATCGAGCCGGTCGTCGCGGCGCGCGTGGCGGGCGACCCGCAGGCCGAGGCCGACGCCTACTGGGCCGAGGCCGACATGCTCGCCGGTCGGGGCTTCGCCGCCGCTGCCGGGGTGGCGGGGATCCTCGCCCTCGGCACCGCCTCCGACGGTGGGCGGGCCGCACGGGTCGCCCGCTGCCTGCCCGCCGGGCAGGGCGACGGGATCGACGACATGATCGCCCTGGCGCGCGTCGGCACGGCGGACGCCCCCGGGCCCGCCCTCGACCTGTACCGCGACGCCCTCGCCCGCGGGGCGGTCCTCGTCGCCGGGCGAGCGCTCGCCCACGCGGTCCGCATCGGCCGGGCCACGGGGGACGGCGCCGTGGACCGGTGGGTGACCGACGCCGGCCGGGTGCTGCCTCCCGAGCTGCTCGCGACGCTCACGCCCGCCGTCGACCTGGAGGCGCTCACCGCACGTGAGCTCGACGTCACGCGGCTCGTGGAGGCCGGGCTGTCCAACCAGCAGGCCGCGCGACGCCTCGGCATCTCCGTCTCCACCGTGGAGAACCACCTCAACCGCGTCTACCGGAAGCTCGGCGCCGACGGCCGCCACGAGCTCGTGGTGCTGCTGCGCGACCGTCGCGGCGGGTGACGGGACGGTCGCGCAGGCCTGCCGGTCGACGACGGCGCGGGGCGGAGGCCCCGCGGCCGGGCGTCAGCGGGTCAGCCGGCGCCGCACCAGCAGCACGATCCCGCCGACCAGCACCAGGCCGCCCGCCG contains:
- the metE gene encoding 5-methyltetrahydropteroyltriglutamate--homocysteine S-methyltransferase codes for the protein MSTSVTPVPASTSPAFPGGTVLGYPRIGRRRELKRAVEAFWAGRTTAAELEATAADLRLATVQRLVELGLDPSDGSVPGSFSSYDQVLDVVATLGAVPARFTPLTDAAGRLDAAAYFTVARGAGDDAPLEMTKWFDTNYHYLVPEIGPDTPISFVDDRFVAAFSEARAAGVVTRPVVVGPVTFLALSKAADGAPEGFRPLDRLDDVVAAYADLLRALAAAGAPWVQLDEPALVTDSVDVAFPELSDAVARAYGALATDLTAGTDRPAILVTAPFGDLRGAPLAGGDARDGLALLAGTDVDAVAIDLVKGAVPTGAVAGLASKTLVAGVVDGHNVWRADLAAKLDVVDSLAGLGAGAVAVGTSTSLLHVPHDVDDEVFGGPGTPGTVLDPRLRDWLAFADQKVAEVVTLARAVVDGRDAVADALAASSAAVASRATAEGVVVPAVRDRAAALTDDDFARGPYAERAAAQSARLDLPALPTTTIGSFPQTPEIRRARAQWTKGQLSDADYTTAMREEVARVVRIQEDLGLDVLVHGEPERNDMVQYFAEHLDGFAVTANGWVQSYGSRCVRPPILWGDVQRPAPITVEWSAYTASLTDKPVKGMLTGPVTILAWSFVRDDQPLGDTANQVGLALRDEIADLEAAGIGIVQVDEPALRELLPLRRADQPAYLDWSVRSFRLATSGVEAGTQIHTHLCYSEFGEVIGAIDGLDADVTSVEAARSRMEIVPELRGAGYARGIGPGVYDIHSPRVPSVDEVTELLQLAATSIDPRVVWVNPDCGLKTRRYEETVPSLEHLVAAAKAVRATL
- the rpsF gene encoding 30S ribosomal protein S6, with protein sequence MRQYELMVILDPEVEERTVAPSLDKLLTVIKTDGGSVDNVDIWGRRRMAYDINKRSEGIYAVVDFTSTSDTAKELDRQLGLNEAVLRTKILRADAR
- the rplI gene encoding 50S ribosomal protein L9 — encoded protein: MAKLILTHEVTGLGEPGDVVEVKDGYARNFLVPRSLATPWTKGAESQVSAIRKARKAREIASRDDAQSAAESIQSRTYTVEAHAGESGRLFGAVTTADIAAAVSAAGGPSVDKRKIEIGQPIKSTGAYTVSVRLHPEVSAKIALEVVAG
- a CDS encoding transglycosylase domain-containing protein, encoding MRMRRFWNYPRRGKGVVQRWLPSWRFVVGCLLAGIALGGGVFFAAWTSTEIPDDLDEVQNQATTVYYGNGKEVGTFSEMQREIVDLETLPEYVGNAVVASENESFWEDPGIDVKALARAMVNNVTNPGARQGGSTLTQQYVERYYLGSTTDLVGKAREAIIALKITQTQDKELILERYLNTIYFGRGAYGIQAAAQAYFDKDAADLTYSEAAMLSGIIPSPVRYDPSVGPDLATARWERSLNRMAEQGYITADEAATAQAEGLPDFVEKEDGTNSLGGQRGYVMAAVKKELRANGFTDEEIESGGLRIYTTIKPKLQREAAKIVKNMPDDTNKKIRASIVSIDPETGAVVAAYGGADYIKQSLNTATDDHVQGGSTFKPFTLIGALEEGHELSETFDGNSPGQFIEDGKPWPTNFGLTDYGTIDLVKATANSVNTVYATLNDEIGPEKTAEVAHRLGIREDTVIDPVKSNVLGTADVYPIDLASAYATIASGGYYTKPHFVEKVEHLDGSLRYEPEMTAEQRFKADVITPATYAMTQVVEQGSGRAALELTGPDGERRPVAGKTGTSNDNVTAWFAGFTPQLATVVNVRQYKNLDLEAGILGGWEPIETFGGYDEITGSTWPSEAWTEFMQVALDGKEVAEFPEYTPPRPSFSPSPSPSESTPEWVELPGNLVGMDVARATSLLKDLGLNVSTQAQDDDSPKGTVVNVSNQGRVPAGSSITLWVSTGQSAEPEGVAVPDVNGQNVFAAQNQLRRVGLQVSTVEEYSDQPAGTVIGMDPGAGNTVDDGSTVTITVSRGPEVVEEEPTTEPEPEPEPTASEDPGDEGEDPGNGGGPGGGEGGGGEGD
- a CDS encoding methylenetetrahydrofolate reductase; its protein translation is MSFELMPPRRPAAAPRFWETARRLVDARPDFVSVTYGAGGGDRDTARDVVATLLAGTSVLPVAHLTCVGASREDVSAVIDTFLEAGVRTVLALRGDPPKDQPDWRPPADGVHSSLELIALLREVEARRCESDPSTALRGAARPLTIAVATFVDGNVQAGTTRAQEVQRLLEKQQAGASFAITQLFYEATSYTDFVTAARAAGVTIPILAGLLPTTDPRRLRRVEELTGVRAPQHLLDALDALPDAEAQHAYGTAYGTELAQRVLDAGAPGLHVYTFNQFRPALDLLEGVNLGGTPSDGVDLARRPWVPSIPAV
- a CDS encoding LuxR C-terminal-related transcriptional regulator; translation: MALPRLHEHVVADVVDGVRAGTSTVVTGLPGAGRTAVLRRVGDLLGDDGYRLLTVRGARALQDRPLEALAVSTLGVERPARGPSLLATYVTALERQAEGGRLVLLVDDVDDLDADSVGALVAAWGRVPFPVVATSRPALPASDGRGLVASVTPVDLVELPPLSYEDSARLAESVVGGPLAAETAGRIHAKSGGMPGFVAGIARTARRGGRLVRVDGVWRAHGELWAPALAATVDRLTAGLDTETLHAAQVLALAGPVTTTVARRLVPWPVLEQLDGHGLLRTLRQADRDHVALYPPLVAEQLQHAGRSTLRLRVTQEISRALSGDVPEGLSGPVEARQVRAGLEVSTAEGRETSTLRNRLIAEHVLRQRAVRGAEWEHDRTAATAVPYLETLLVQGGKGSAEVVAGTREVGDPTAVALLRAMEAVRLAVEVGDVDAAHRALSAPLPAAIAREPGLDRLLAALDRRLSLVVEGVGTGAAEPDAPVVRPADDEPSSVGALGTEVGGVVQAERLVAEGHAADALALLDTVPRTGAWERPRQAAVGLAKVLAGRPAEALAEADRRLDESLDDLDLDGIWVHGYTRALALAALGRFTELRDHVGAVMSVGIIPLRQFHHAVGNLALGAYAALQQGAVDSALLLARQALDVTTVPGPWPMMSVTWIEPVVAARVAGDPQAEADAYWAEADMLAGRGFAAAAGVAGILALGTASDGGRAARVARCLPAGQGDGIDDMIALARVGTADAPGPALDLYRDALARGAVLVAGRALAHAVRIGRATGDGAVDRWVTDAGRVLPPELLATLTPAVDLEALTARELDVTRLVEAGLSNQQAARRLGISVSTVENHLNRVYRKLGADGRHELVVLLRDRRGG
- a CDS encoding single-stranded DNA-binding protein; its protein translation is MAGETVITVVGNLTADPELRFTPSGAAVANFTIASTPRTFDRQSNEWKDGEALFLRCSIWREAAENVAESLTKGMRVIAQGRLTQRSYETREGEKRTVVELQVDEIGPSLRYASAKVTRAQRSGGGGGGFGGGGGYSGGGNAGGGGNQGGGFGSSGGGQQQNDPWATAGPSNAGGGFSDEPPF
- the rpsR gene encoding 30S ribosomal protein S18; protein product: MAKPVVRKPKKKANPLKAAKIESVDYKDTALLRKFISDRGKIRARRVTGVSVQEQRQIAKAVKNAREMALLPYSSSAR